ACCTGAATCGGCAGTTTTTAGGGCTGTATCGGCAAGACCTTTACGCGCACCATGCGTCGAAATGAAGTACTCTAATACTGTTAAACCTTCACGGAATGAAGATTTGATTGGAAGTTCAATGATACGACCAGCCGGGTTGGCCATCAGACCACGCATACCTGCTAATTGTGTAAAGTTAGAGGCATTACCACGGGCACCTGAATCAGACATCATAAAGATTGGATTTGTTTTCTCAAGAGATTTCATCAGCTTCGATTGAATTTCATCTTTCGCTGCACTCCAGCTTGAGATAACGCGGTCATAACGCTCATCTTCCGTAATGAAACCACGACGGAATTGCGCCTGAACTTTATCCACTTTTTCTTGAGCCTCTGCTAAAATTTCACCTTTATCTGGTAATACGACAATGTCAGAAACACCAACAGTAATACCCGCGCGTGTTGAATATTTAAATCCTAGGTTTTTCATGCGGTCAAGCATTTTAGATGTTTCTGTAATGTGGAAACGTTTAAACACTTCGGCAATGATATTTCCTAAGAATTTTTTACGGAACGGGTTCACAACTGGTACTGATGCAAAGTATTTGCGCAGTACAGCTGTACGTTGTGCATTAATTTTGCCTTTTTCATCAAGTGCATTATAAGCAGCATCTGTCTCAAGCTCTTTTAACGTTTCTTCGTCAATTGTTAAGTTAACAAAGAATTTGTCTGGTGTTTCTTGCTCTAAGTTGAAATCAGTTGGCTCATTAATATACGGGAATGATTTAGGCAAAATTTCGTTAAAGATTACTTTCCCAACAGTTGTTAATAAGAACTGATTATTTTGTTCTTCTGAAAATCTTGGGTTGTTTAAAGAACTTGCTTTAATGGCAATACGAGTATGCAAGTGAACATGACCTGTATCATATGCAATTAACACTTCATTTGGACCATAGAAAACAGAGCCTTCTCCTCGAGCATCTTCACGCTCAAGTGTTAAGTAATAGTTTCCTAATACCATATCCTGAGAAGGTGTTACAACTGGTTTCCCGTCTTTCGGATTCAGGATATTTTGTGCAGCAAGCATTAATAGACGTGCTTCTGCTTGTGCTTCTGCTGATAATGGTACGTGAACCGCCATTTGGTCACCATCGAAGTCAGCGTTGTAAGCTGTACATACCAATGGGTGAAGACGAATAGCACGACCTTCAACTAATGTTGGTTCAAACGCTTGAATACCAAGACGGTGAAGTGTTGGTGCACGGTTTAGTAATACTGGATGCTCACGAATGACATCTTCTAAAACGTCCCATACGTCGTTGTTTAAACGTTCGATTTTACGTTTAGCAGATTTAATATTATGAGCAAGACCGCGTTCAACTAATTCTTTCATAACAAATGGTTTGAATAACTCAATAGCCATTTCTTTTGGTAGACCACATTGGTACATTTTCAAGTTTGGACCTACTACGATAACGGAACGACCAGAGTAGTCAACACGTTTACCAAGTAAGTTTTGACGGAAACGACCTTGTTTACCTTTCAACATATGTGAAAGTGATTTTAACGGACGATTACCCGGACCTGTTACAGGGCGACCACGACGACCGTTATCAATTAAAGCATCAACTGCTTCTTGTAACATACGTTTTTCATTTTGTACGATGATGCTTGGTGCACCAAGGTCTAGTAAACGTTTTAAACGGTTGTTACGGTTGATTACACGACGATATAAATCGTTTAAGTCAGAAGTAGCGAATCGACCACCATCTAATTGCACCATTGGACGAAGCTCTGGTGGAATGACAGGTAGTACATCTAAAATCATCCATTCAGGTGAGTTACCTGAGTTACGGAAAGATTCAACAACTTCTAGACGTTTGATGGCACGCGTGCGACGTTGACCTTGTGCAGATTTCAACTCTTCTTTTAAAGATTGTGTTTCATCTTCAAGATCAATTTTACCTAATAGCTTTTTAATTGCTTCTGCACCCATAGATGCCTCGAATGTGTTACCGAATTTTTCGCGATATGCACGATATTCTTTTTCAGAAAGTAGTTGTTTGCTTTCTAAGTTAGTTGCACCAGGCTCAATAACAACATACGATGCAAAGTAAATTACCTCTTCTAATGCACGTGGGGACATATCTAAAATAAGACCCATACGGCTAGGAATACCTTTGAAGTACCAGATATGAGAAACTGGTGCCGCTAATTCGATGTGGCCCATACGTTCACGGCGTACTTTAGCACGTGTTACCTCAACACCACAACGATCACAAACTACGCCTTTATAGCGTACACGTTTGTACTTACCACAATGACATTCCCAGTCCTTTGTTGGACCGAAAATACGCTCACAGAATAAACCATCTTTTTCTGGTTTTAATGTACGATAGTTAATTGTTTCTGGTTTTTTTACTTCACCGTATGACCAAGAGCGAATCTTGTCAGGAGAAGCTAAACCAATTTTCATATATTCAAATTCATTAACGTCTATCAAGGAGCCTACCTCCCTCTAGTATAGGTCTTTATAAAGACTCTTTTACGCAGCTCGATAATCGTTTGCAAGATTCATGTCTCTTTGGCAAAAGATTAAAATAGAATAAATTATTGAAAAGAAAAGCCGGACAGGGCGTTAAATCCTGCCCGGCTAATTTGAAAAATAAGTTTGACCTATTCACAACTGTGAATTTGGTTTCCATTATTCAAAAGACTCTACTGGCTCTTCTTCTGTATCTGGCTGTGGAGCAATGTTAAGTGCGTCAGCTGGTTGAAGATCATCTTCCTCGTCTAAATCACGAAGCTCTACTTCTTCATCGTTGACTGTTAACATTTTTACATCCATACCAAGAGATTGAAGTTCTTTAATCAATACTTTGAATGATTCAGGAACACCTGGCTCTGGCACACTTTCACCCTTAACGATTGCTTCGTATGTCTTCACACGACCAACAACATCATCGGATTTAACTGTTAAGATTTCTTGAAGTGTGTAAGCAGCACCGTATGCTTCAAGTGCCCATACTTCCATCTCACCAAAGCGTTGTCCACCGAACTGTGCTTTACCACCAAGTGGTTGTTGCGTAACGAGTGAATAAGGACCTGTTGAACGTGCGTGAAGTTTATCATCAACCATGTGAGCAAGTTTAATCATATACATGATACCTACTGATACACGGTTATCGAACGGTTCCCCTGAACGTCCATCATACAGGATTGTTTTACCATCACGGTTCATGCCAGCTTCTTCCATTGTTTCCCAAACATCTTCCTCATTGGCACCATCAAATACTGGCGTTGCCATGTGAACACCTAGATAACGAGAAGCCATACCTAAGTGAAGCTCTAAAACTTGTCCGATATTCATACGAGATGGTACACCAAGTGGATTTAACATAATATCGACAGGCGTTCCGTCTGGCATGAATGGCATATCCTCTTCTGGTAAGATACGAGAGATAACCCCTTTGTTACCGTGACGTCCGGCCATTTTATCCCCAACACGTATTTTAC
This genomic stretch from Lysinibacillus pakistanensis harbors:
- the rpoC gene encoding DNA-directed RNA polymerase subunit beta', producing the protein MIDVNEFEYMKIGLASPDKIRSWSYGEVKKPETINYRTLKPEKDGLFCERIFGPTKDWECHCGKYKRVRYKGVVCDRCGVEVTRAKVRRERMGHIELAAPVSHIWYFKGIPSRMGLILDMSPRALEEVIYFASYVVIEPGATNLESKQLLSEKEYRAYREKFGNTFEASMGAEAIKKLLGKIDLEDETQSLKEELKSAQGQRRTRAIKRLEVVESFRNSGNSPEWMILDVLPVIPPELRPMVQLDGGRFATSDLNDLYRRVINRNNRLKRLLDLGAPSIIVQNEKRMLQEAVDALIDNGRRGRPVTGPGNRPLKSLSHMLKGKQGRFRQNLLGKRVDYSGRSVIVVGPNLKMYQCGLPKEMAIELFKPFVMKELVERGLAHNIKSAKRKIERLNNDVWDVLEDVIREHPVLLNRAPTLHRLGIQAFEPTLVEGRAIRLHPLVCTAYNADFDGDQMAVHVPLSAEAQAEARLLMLAAQNILNPKDGKPVVTPSQDMVLGNYYLTLEREDARGEGSVFYGPNEVLIAYDTGHVHLHTRIAIKASSLNNPRFSEEQNNQFLLTTVGKVIFNEILPKSFPYINEPTDFNLEQETPDKFFVNLTIDEETLKELETDAAYNALDEKGKINAQRTAVLRKYFASVPVVNPFRKKFLGNIIAEVFKRFHITETSKMLDRMKNLGFKYSTRAGITVGVSDIVVLPDKGEILAEAQEKVDKVQAQFRRGFITEDERYDRVISSWSAAKDEIQSKLMKSLEKTNPIFMMSDSGARGNASNFTQLAGMRGLMANPAGRIIELPIKSSFREGLTVLEYFISTHGARKGLADTALKTADSGYLTRRLVDVAQDVIVREDDCGTDRGLTIGALMEGTELIEALDERIVGRHTKKTIVHPETGEVILEKDGLIDQDIARVIIEAGIEEVTIRSAFTCNTKHGVCKKCYGMNLATGEKVEVGEAVGIIAAQSIGEPGTQLTMRTFHTGGVAGDDITQGLPRIQEIFEARNPKGQSVISEIAGTVSDITEIREGLKEITIQGDVETRKYQAPYNARLKVIEGDNVERGQVLTEGSIDPKQLLKVKDVSTVQEYLLKEVQKVYRMQGVEIGDKHIEVMVRQMLRKVRVIEAGDTDLLPGSLLDIHQFAEANADAVMNGKNPATCRPVILGITKASLETESFLSAASFQETTRVLTDAAIKGKRDELLGLKENVIIGKLVPAGTGMQRYRQIRIEKDELDSEDLVSAE